atatatacacactagATATAAATAATGTGTAATGTtgacttaattttatttataaaatttattaattatttttattaaatttatattagtaccatcaattttgaaataaatatcttatttatttgtttaagtttatatttgttgtagtttttaaatttgacagtgacaacaacagattatatattatatgtttaacatagattttaaatttaagtttcttcctagtttttaaaaaaaaaaaacaatttgttattaattcacaatagattatattatatgtgtaatataatattattctaataagtaagtttaagtttaattaaattttatttaaattataaaacgtataattttattatttttaaataattattattaaaatatctcaaaaatatcatattttaatttgtttaattatttattattttaaaataattatcattataaaatatctaaaaaatctcatattttaatttgtttaattatttattattttaaataattatatctcaaaaatatcctattttaattttcttaattatttattttattttatttaaaagtttacaaactacaattaaatataaaaatattctattaaaattaacattaaaaaaaataaaaaaccattaaaactaaaaatttatgttatataCACACTTATTATTATATAGAAAAGACATACACATTTAGCAATCTCTTATATCAAACATGATTTTAACACAATCTTCCTAAATTTATAATGACAATTAAGATAAAAGGGAATTGTGATTGCTAAtaaaatacttaaacaaaaaaGGGCAAGGCATACTATTCCTATTACAATCAACGATCCATTGACATTGTCGTTCAAATTTGAAAGGATGTCATGATCCTCTTTCTGTTCTTTATATGTAGAGATATAATAGAaatggtttatacatttttggacctgGAACTTTGTTTTGTACAATTACCTGTTTAaatcttgtgttttgtcaaataaCTTTTTGAaccttatattttataaaataattcaaatagaaccctaaactcgattttggtcaaaattttctaatataaaattataaataattcaccaaactatttaaaacaaaaacaaaatcattttATCTAACGACTgtattattatattcaattttttcttcgtCAAAATTGATTTTAAGAATccatttgaacaattttacaaaatataggatccaaaaaaaaatttatcaaaacacattaTCCAAACAGATAATTACACAAAACACAGGATCTAACATAAACTTTTAATTACTATCATttgctatttttatttctttgctACAACATCAACTTTTACTCCGATTGTTAAATCTCCTCTCAGGAATTTTTGTGAATAACAATAATAATGTTTTTTTAGGGTAATAATAatgttatttaaaataaaaaatttctaagatttTGCAAAAAGGAAATTACCCTTCCGTTGGACTGAATCAACATCCAATGTTATGCCTTCGTCCTGCCAAAACAAAGCAAGgcatcaataataataaaaaacctCGATAAAAATTGTTACACAACCAAACTAATAAAGCGAATAAACAACAATAGAGGAAGGGTGATTACAATTCATTTCATTTCAGAAATTGAAACTAAGGAACATGTTCATTCACTATGTCTAGCTAACATTGAATGTTACCTTCTAACATAAGAGTCGTCTGTTGTATCGATAACTACAGATTCACCAGCTAGGACATGTGGTGGTACCTACAGAAAATagcaaaaaaatatcaaaatcacACCACTTTTCAATATTCACACTTTTTTCATCATTTTATGCAACTGTTACTGTATCGTCTTATAGTGTTGTAAGCACTCTAGGATTGAATGACAGTTGACACCCATGGGAGGTTGGAAGAAGGGAAAGCAatgttttttataatatataaaattaatacatATTTTGATTTTAAGGAAATCATTTTTGTAATATCAACCACATGGATCATTATATTATagcaattatattttttttttttttgcatgaatGCTACCGTACCAAAAATAAGTTTTGAATCTTTCTAAATTATTAAGGAGCACAGATCTAATCATGTAGCCTGATGGCATTGGCATGGACTTTTGGCAAGAAATTTGTGAAATAGAATAAGACAATAACATTTCACCAGCAGAAGTTCGAAGAAGAGGTGGTACTTCAACTTACTTTGATACAAAGGCCATTTTGCAGCACAGCAACTTTCTCCCTGCATCAAAAGTAGTACAGTAAAGTAAACCAATACTCAACTAAATACCACATTGAAGATAGAATGTTATGAGTTGTGACTGAGAATTTTGGAGCTCCAAAGAGGGTAGAAGAGAATTGCACAGCAAATTTAGAAACAAATCTATATTTTATGTATTCTCGTTTGAATCAAAACTTTAAGAAGGGAAAATATAGATAGCAAAAAGATACTTGAAAGTAAAGCAAAAATGTAGTCCTAATTCAAAGAAATGGAGATCAGTCGCTCATATCTGAATCTATAATGCTAATAACACTATCCTAAGCCACCAAAAGATAAATCGTAGATGAATTAGAGATGGGTGATAACGAAGTGAGATTGCTGGAAGAATAGCATAATTTACTGGCCGATCAGACTCAACTTGTATAAAATTAGAAATAATTGCTCAGTATTAGGCAGGCAGGATTGTATTTTACTTTCTTCACCTTATTACTCTTGTCCACGATAAAATGGGTCTTTGCTTAAGATGTTTTCCACACTAATTTTACATGTaccaaaaataaattcaaataagaAGACACCTCAATAAATATAAACTACTGTACACCCAATCTCGTATTCTCATATCATCTTATCCCCTCTTCCATAAATGTGTTTACATAACcttctaaaaaattataaatggATATACTTAAAAAGTTATATCATATGTGGCAAGCAGCTTATCTACATCTGGTTCTATGCATAAAGAAGTATACTCAATCAAAGAGAAGTTAGAGTACATATATGATAAAGATTATAGCAAATAAGGAAAAGTAAACAGACCTAGGTGTCACTCCTATCCCCTTCACAGGAGGCTGTGCTTCCTTCACGATGCATGTTACATGTTTTGGAACCGAAGCAGACAAAGGAATTCCATTATAAACCTCTACTTTAACTTTCATGTCATCTGTTCACCAAAAATATCACAGTTTAGTTTGTCATATTACAATCAAATGTGAGAACTAATTAGTGTTCAAAGGACAAATCAACATCCTAACAATATACAGTAAAGCAGATATTCTCCTAGACAGTAAAAATGACAATATGAAAGATGATATATTATCATAgtacatttatatattataagAAAAATGCTGATAAGTTCAACTGATATCATAAAATAGCCATCCATGCTTGGTGAAAATGACTGTTAGAATATGAACCCTCAGACTGGAATTCATAAGTCTAAAACTAAATCATTGATGGTACAAATTAACAAAAAAGAGAAGGAATCATAACGGGCACAAACCTTGTAGATACTTGGCATTCTTTCCAAACAACTCCTCGTTCACTTCCAGCTGATCAAGAGTATCAGGGCTGGTAAGTATTACAAAGAGAGATAATATATGTTAAACTTTAACCATATGAATTTTGCTTGAAAACAAGCAGCttgaaaaagagaagaaacatatttaaaaaaaagtaaataaaatcaAAACATCTACTCACTCCATCAATAATACTTTGCCATCACGATCCGTACACATATAAATGTAAGGTTTCGCCTCAACAAAAACTCCTGCAGCAATCAGCTCCTATTAGATTCTAGCACAGATAATGACCGACTGTAGCTCAAACAGGTGTGGACTATTTAATAAACTTATATTTGAATATCAAAGGAACAAAACAGTATAAAACAGTTGAGCAATCTAATCTCCAACCATCTTCAAATAAGAACTCAGTAAATAACCTTAGGATGTTACAAAGCATAGAATCATACTTTCAACTGTCTCCTCTGTGCCAAATCGTTGGGATACCTTGTTTCCACTATCAACATCACGAAGCTCCACCTACAATTAGCAGCTCAAATTTCATTGTACAGTATAATATTGTTGCAAAATATGTCAGGCTGCAATGAAGAATATGCAAAAGTACCAGCATGACAATGATATCTTCCAGTGGGTGTAAGGtatgacaaaattaattatgattaacaaaataaattaaatatacaTGTACAATGAAAAAACCAAAAGAAACACATTCAAATTGTTCCAGTACAAATCATGATATAACTATGAAACTAAAGACCCTAAGGATAAAGCTCTGACGCAGTGTCAACAGGCCCACTATTACAGTCAATCAGCAGATGCTCTCATCACAAACTGATGCAAGCTTCTAGCAGCAGAAAGTAACTCCAAAAGGATTCTCATCTCAACAAAATCTGATGAACAAGATCTGGTTTTGCACAGCttcactaataaaataaaatgttttgTCGCAGTTTTTGCAATTTCCGTTCCTTAACCATAGGCTTTAACCCTGTATGTCAAGAAAACGTTTTTTTCTCCTGTTTTTACTCTTTCacaatatatatcatattaaagCTCTATTCATCTGTGCCCAAACCATTTGTGTTTAAGCATGGTCTCTGCCTCAAGGTTCCCAAATATTGTCAATAAACCGTTATGCAACAAAGGATTCCTAAGTGGAATTACAATTCAAATTAATCAAGACAATAAATCCTGAGTTTTTACCCTAATTTCATCCAAGCTTTCTTCATTTTCCTTCCTCACTCATCCTTACTTACTCACACGTACCAAAACTTTCTCTGATAAAACATTATGACTGTTTTCAACCTTATCGCAGACAGACTTTATATGTGCGTCCAGAACACCATATGGGTGTAATGCTTCCTATATCCAGGCTCACAAACAACTCCATGCATGTCAAATTCTTTCCTccttacacacacatatataggTATATCTCATATTGGAGACACCTGCTAAACTGTACAACCTACCATCATCTTTGTGAACTACTACTAGGTAGTCACCATGAAGAATTCAACCCAGTGATTTGTATTTCTTCTCAATTTTCAACAATATAATACACGccaatccaaaaatcaaagaTTGACACCGCCCAAAACTTTTAACAATAAAACTTCAAAATTTAGTTTAGTCCATTATGCAACGAGTGAATAGTTAATAATCACAATAACAACAATTTGATAAACGCAATGCATCCTAATCCACTCCCTAGCTATGGGAATAACCAGGAAGGTCAGCAACACACCTTTATAGTAGCTTTTCCCCTTCCTTCGTGAGAATGATCTACTTTCACGACCTAAAGAACAAAGCCAAAATTTCATTTAAAACGTTATGAGTTATGACTACGGTATAAatgaatttctctttttttttaaaacaacaaaaaaaaaaccaaaaacaacAGCAAAATTACCTCATAAATACGGTCTGATGCAGATATCAATATCATCAACCATTGCCATCAAAATGCAAAAACAATTTCCAAGAAGAAGAACAAAAGTTATTGATAGCTTTACAAATTTAATCAGAAAAACAGAAAGAGACTAAATTTCTTGAACGTAATACTAAACCCACCTTTCTTTTCAATGACATTTCCAGGTCTCAACTGCATATTCAAAATCACCTTAAAATCAATATCAAAACTCAAAAGAAAACGAAATCAACTCATAATTTTCCCCATAACTCACACTGGATCCGCTAGTTTTCACTCCGCGGGTTGGAATAGCGAACCACGGAGATTCAAGTAATGTCCTCTGGCAAACACCGAGGGCGGCGGCGAAACCGTCACGGCTTGGTGACGATATCGGGTCGGGTGACGAGCGCGAAACAGTAGCATACGAAGAAGAAGATAAAAGAGAAGTAAAAGTAGTCCTCAGAGTTGTACAAGGTGAGGTTGAATCACTGAAGAGAGACCGAAAAAGCCTCTTGCTCACATGAGCCAAAGCTCCCATTGTTGTACGGACACTCCTTCTCAGTTTCGGCTTTCGAGTTTGAAACATTGGGCTGCCACTTTTATACTGTTGCTCTCTTGAAAATTGAGACATTAAACGGTGTCGTTTTCAAACTCTTTGCttctatttaaa
The Humulus lupulus chromosome 6, drHumLupu1.1, whole genome shotgun sequence DNA segment above includes these coding regions:
- the LOC133782849 gene encoding uncharacterized protein LOC133782849 is translated as MSQFSREQQYKSGSPMFQTRKPKLRRSVRTTMGALAHVSKRLFRSLFSDSTSPCTTLRTTFTSLLSSSSYATVSRSSPDPISSPSRDGFAAALGVCQRTLLESPWFAIPTRGVKTSGSSLRPGNVIEKKDRIYEVVKVDHSHEGRGKATIKVELRDVDSGNKVSQRFGTEETVERVFVEAKPYIYMCTDRDGKVLLMDPDTLDQLEVNEELFGKNAKYLQDDMKVKVEVYNGIPLSASVPKHVTCIVKEAQPPVKGIGVTPREKVAVLQNGLCIKVPPHVLAGESVVIDTTDDSYVRRTKA